From the Mycobacterium sp. DL592 genome, the window GCGGGCCCGACGGTTTCGACGTCCGCGCCGATACGGGACAACCGGAACGTTCGGGTGGCGTCGCGGTCACGGTCGTGCCCGACCAGATACCAGCGGCCCCGGGCAGTGACCACACCCCACGGCTCGACGGTGCGCACCGTGTACGGCTCAGTCGGAAGCGGCCGATGCCGGAACCGCACCGGCTGGCCGGAATTGATGGCGGACAACAGGATTCCCAGTACGTCCTCCGAGCCACGCAGGCCCGGCGGGCCGGCCGCGGTGGTGATCGCGACCGCCGCGTCGGCGTCCACCTCGACGCCGGCGGCCCGCAGCTTCAGCAGTGCGCCCTGGGTCGCGGTGATCAGTTCGGGTGACTCCCACAGCTGGGCCGCGACCGCGACGGCGGCCGCCTCCTGCGCGGTGAGTTCGATGTCGGGCAGTGCGTAGGCGTTGCGGTTGATCCGATATCCCTCGGCGGGGTCGAACGCCGACACCCGTCCGGTCTCCAGTGGGATGCCGAGGTCGCGCAGTTCGTTCTTGTCCCGCTCGAACATTCGGGAGAACGCCTCGTCGCTGGGACTGTCGGCGTAGCCGGCCACACTCTCGCGGATGCGCTCGGCGGTGATGTAACCGTGGGTGGACAACAGGGCGATGACGAGGTTCATCAACCGCTCGACCTTGGATGTCGCCACTCGCCCAACCTTAGCGGGAAACGGCCCGTCGTCCCTGCGGCGCGCGCGAGGGCTACATGCTGGCGATGAGCCGCTTGACCCGCTCGTCGACCGACCGGAACGGGTCCTTGCACAACACGGTGCGCTGCGCCTGATCGTTGAGCTTGAGGTGCACCCAGTCGACGGTGAAGTCGCGGCCGGCTTCCTGCGCAGCGCTGATGAACTCGCCGCGCAGTTTGGCCCGGGTGGTCTGCGGCGGGGTGTCGACGGCGGCCTCGATCTCCTCGTCGGTGGTGATCCTGGTGGCCAGGCCCTTGCGCTGCAGCAGGTCGAACACGCCGCGGCCCCGCTTGATGTCGTGGTATGCCAGGTCGAGCTGACTGATCTTGGGGTCGGACAGCTCCATGTTGTAGCGGTCCTGGTAGCGCTGGAAGAGCTTGCGCTTGATCACCCAGTCGATCTCGGTGTCGACCTTGGCGAAGTCCTGGCTCTCGACGGCGTCGAGCTGGCGCCCCCACAGGTCGACCACCTGGTCGATCTGGGTGTTGGGCTCCCGGGTCTGCAGGTACTCCACCGCGCGGGTGAAGTACTCCCGCTGGATGTCCAGCGCGCTGGCCTGCCGGCCACCGGCCAGGCGGACGGGTCTGCGGCCGGTCAGGTCGTGGCTGACCTCCCGGATGGCCCGGATCGGGTTGTCGAGCGAGAAGTCGCGGAAGGCGACACCGGCTTCGATCATCTCGAGCACCAGCGAAGCGGTGCCCACCTTGAGCATCGTGGTGGCTTCGCACATGTTGGAGTCGCCGACGATCACGTGCAGCCTGCGGTACTTCTCGGCATCCGCGTGCGGCTCGTCGCGGGTATTGATAATTGGGCGCGATCGGGTCGTTGCCGAGGACACGCCTTCCCAGATGTGTTCGGCGCGCTGCGACAGACAGAACGTCGCCGCCTTGGGGGTCTGCAACACCTTGCCGGCGCCGCAGATCAGCTGTCGGGTGACCAGGAACGGCAGCAGGACATCGGAGATCCGAGAGAATTCGCCGGCGCGAACTATCAGATAGTTCTCGTGGCAGCCATACGAGTTACCGGCCGAGTCGGTGTTGTTCTTGAACAGGTAGATGTCCCCGCCGATGCCCTCGTCGGCCAGCCGCTGCTCGGCATCGATGAGCAGATCCTCGAGGACCCGCTCGCCCGCGCGGTCGTGGGTGACCAGTTGCACCAGGTTGTCGCATTCGGCGGTGGCGTACTCCGGGTGACTTCCGACATCCAGATACAACCGCGCGCCGTTGCGCAGAAACACGTTCGAGCTGCGGCCCCACGACACCACCCGGCGAAACAGATACCGGGCGACCTCGTCAGGACTGAGCCGGCGATGGCCGTGGAACGTGCAGGTGACACCGAATTCGGTTTCGATGCCCATGATCCTTCGCTGCACACCATCGAGACTACTGGTTGTCTTGCGGTAGCGGTGGGCAAGCCCGCAGCGAAAGCTCCTCGGGTCGCTGCGGATTGCCCTGTTAGTGGTTGTCGACCTCCGCCGGCGGTGCGTGTGACCATGAGCCATGCCCGAGCCCGTCGGTCTCGACACCACCGCACTGCGGGCCCTGACCGACCGTGCCGCCCGCGCCGCCGACGACCTCGCCGCGGTATCCGTACCGGCCGTGGCAGCCCTGCCCGGTTCGGCGCTGGACGCCGTCGATGCGCCCCGGCGCGCCACCGCTGACGTGCGGCGACAGGCCGCCGCGGTGGCTCAGTGGGTGACCGCGGCCCGGCGCTGCATCGACGAGCTGTCCGATGCCGAGCGGGCCCATGCAGACGGCCTGCGGCTGCGGTGAACGGGCCGACCGTCTCCCAGGCGCTGGGCTGGCAGCCCGCCGCGCTCGGTGAGCTCGCCCGGGAGTGGGACGCCACCGCGGGCCGGCTGCAAACCCACGCCGACACCGTCGATCAGGCAGCGCAGACCACCTCGTGGTCCGGCACCGGAGCCGACGCCGCCCGCACGGGTATCGCCCCGGCCGCCGCAGGGCTGCGCGAGCTGTGCCGGGCGCTGGTTCTGGCCGCCGCCGAAGCCCGCGACGCCGAGCGGGCGTTGACCGCGGCGCGCGACCAGGTCATGGCCGTCCTCGCCGAGGCGAAGGCCGACGGCTGCCGGGTCAGTGACGACGGATCCGTCGCGGCGCCGGCCAGCCCGCCGGAGCTGCTGGTGGCCTGCAGCGGAGGGTCGCCGGCGGCGGCGATGACGATGCTGAGTGTGCGAGCCGCCGACCTGACGCGGCGGCTGCAGGAGAGCCTGTCCCGGCTGGGAGCGGCCGACGCCGAGGCCGCCCGGGCGCTCGACGCGGCGTTCGACGTCGAGTCGGCACCGGCGGCTGTGCGTCCGGCGGGTGCCGCAGGCACCGGGGTGAGCGACTGGCCCGCGATGAGCCAGGACCGCATCGCCGGCCAGATCGCCGCGCTGTCGCCCGCCGAGCGTGAGCGGCTCGTCGAGCAGGCGCCCCATGAGGTCGGCAACACCGACGGCATCCCCTGGGAGATGCGTGTGGCGGCCAACCGCCTCAACATCGCCACCGCGATCCTCGATGAGCGCCGAACCCTGGACCGGCCCGTCGAGGACAAGCTGCGCTCCGCACTCTCACCGGGCATGAATCCGGCTGACGCCGAACGACTCTGGGCGGTTCTACACACCGATCCGAAGATGCGCGCGGCGGTGATCGCCGGGCACGACCGTGCCGCCAACCGCCGGATCGCCTACTACGAAACGCTTCTCGCCGACGTTCCCGACCCGCTGGACCGTGAGCGCCGAATCCCGCGCCAGATCCTGGCGTTCGACCCCGGGCGCGAGATGTTCATCGAACTGTCCGGGGATCTCAGCCGGGCGCGGGCGATCGGGGTGCTGGTGCCGGGGCTCAACACCACCTTCGACGACACCGCCGACGACCTGGCCACCACACGGCGGTTCGTCGCCGGATCCGGCGGCGACGTCGCGATGATCAACTTTCTCGGCGGTCCCTTCCCGACCGGTCCCCTGCTGGCCGGGATCGTCGACGCCGCCGACCCGGACTACGCCCTGGCGATGGCACCGAGGCTGGTGGCGTTCAGCGAGGACGTCGAACGCCGGGCCGGGCACATTCCCGTCACGTATATCGGGCATTCCTACGGCGGTTCGATCGTCGGGACGGCCGAGCGGTTCGGGTTGACCGCCGACCGGGTGATTTACGTCGAAGCCGCCGGAGCGGGGGTGGGTGTGCACAGCCCGGCCGACTGGCACAACCGCAATCCGGCGGTGCTGCGCTTCAGCATGACCGCACCCGGCGATCTGATCAGCGCGGTGCAGGGCATCCCGTTCGGGCCGCACGGGGCCGACCCCGACGAGATGCCCGGGGTGATCCCGTTGGCCGCGGGCCGGCGTCTGACCGGCCGGCCGATGATCGGGCCGTCGACGCACAGCGACGTGCTCACCGAGCCCTCCGATGCGTGGCACAACATCCTGGCTGTGATCGTCGGCGACCGCGAACACATCCGGTAGGTAACTACTCGGGGTCGCCCTCTTCGGCGACCGGCTCTTCGGGGGCCGAATCCACTTTGGGCAGTAGCGCTTCCAGCGCCGCACCGGTGATCCGGCGGAACGCGCGCCTGGGCCGGTTGGCGTCCAGGACGGCCACCTCGAGGCTCGAGGTACCCAGCACCCGAGGCTCGCTCGGCGGGCTGGCATTGTTGGTCGCGCTCGCGATGCCCGCGCGCAGTGCGCCGACCGCGATACCGACGGCGTCGGCCAACTCGGCGTTTTCGGAGTAGGTCTCCTTGAGCGCGTTGATGATCGGCTCGGTGGTACCACCCATCACGACGAACTGCGGCTCGTCGGCGATCGAGCCGTCATAGGTGATCCGGTACAGCTCAGGGGGTTTGGTCTCACCGAAGTGGGCCACTTCGGCCACGCACAGCTCCACCTCGTAGGGCTTGGCCTGCTCGGTGAAGATAGTGCCGAGGGTCTGCGCGTAGACATTGGCCAGCTGACGCCCGGTGACGTCGCGGCGGTCGTAGGCGTAGCCGCGGGTGTCGGCGAACTGGATACCACCGCGGCGCAGGTTGTCGAACTCATTGAACCGGCCCACCGCAGCGAAGCCCACCCGGTCGTAGAGCTCACTGACCTTCTGCAGCGAACGCGACGGGTTCTCGGCGACGAACAGCACACCGCCGGCGTAGGCCAGCACCACCACGCTGCGGCCCCTGGCAATACCCTTACGCGCGAGCTCCGAACGCTCGCGCATCGCCTGCTCGGGCGAAATGAAATATGGGAAGCTCACTAATCCACCCGCGGTGCTTCGTTACTCGGGCCCTTACCGGGACCGAATGTGTTTGTCCGGGAACGTGTTTCGATCACTTCGCGGGCCAGCCGGGAAATCCGCTCCTCAGCCACCTCGAGCGCGCCATCGGCCTCGATGGTCACCGCGGTCGGGAAGATCCCGCGCACCAGATCCGGTCCGCCGGTGGCGGAGTCGTCGTCGGCGGCGTCGTAGAGCGCCTCCACCGCGACCCGCAACGCCGACTCCGCGTCGGTCACACCGCCGTAGAGCTTCTTGATCGAGGACTTGGCGAAGATCGAGCCCGAGCCCACCGACTGGTAGCCCTCGTCCTCGATGTTCCATCCGCCTGCCGCGTCGAACGACACGATGCGCCCCGCCGCTTGCGGATCCGGATCGCCGAGGTCGTAGCCGACCAGCAGCGGCAGCGCCACGAAACCCTGCAGTGCGGCACCGAGGTTGCCGCGCACCATGATCGCCAACCGGTTCACCTTGCCGGCGAACGTCAGCGCCACCCCTTCGAGCTTCTCGTAGTGCTCGAGTTCCACGGCGTACAACCGAGCGAATTCCACGGCGATCGCCGCGGTGCCCGCGATGCCGGTCGCGGTGTAATCGTCGGTGATGTAGACCTTCTGGACATCGCGGCCAGCGATCATGTGGCCCTGGGTCGAGCGCCGGTCACCGGCGATCAGCACGCCACCGGGATAGCGCAACGCCACGATCGTCGTGCCGTGCGGCAATGCGTCACCCGGTGCCGGAGCGCCCACGGTGCCCGCGGTCGGCAGCAACTGAGGAGCCTCGCGCCGAAGGAACTCGGAGAACGAAGACAGATCCGTCAGGGGTGAACTAGTGGCCAGTCGATCAGAGAACGGCCAGGTCACTGTCCGCCCTTTTGGACGTATGCGCGCACGAAGTCCTCAGCGTTCTCTTCGAGGACGTCATCAATCTCGTCCAGCAGATCGTCGGTCTCCTCGGCGAGCTTGTCGCGACGCTCCTGCCCGCCGGCCGCGTCGCCGGTGAGGTCGTCGTCCTCGCCGCCGCCACCACCACGCTTGGTCTGCTCTTGAGCCATCGCTGCCTCCTGCTCGTCATCGGCGGCCTTGTCGTGCCATGCGGTACGGGTCGCCGGTTCCTCCACACTACCGGTCGGGGCCGGTATTGCCCCTTCTAACGATCGTCAGGTCGTGAGTTGTTCCACCAGTTCGACGGCACTGTTGACCGAATCCAGCAACGCACCGACATGGGCCTTGCTGCCCCGCAGCGGCTCCAGCGTCGGGATCCGGACCAGCGAGTCGCCGCCCAAGTCGAAGATCACCGAGTCCCAGCTCGCCGCGGCGATGTCGGCGCCGAACCGGCGCAGACACTCGCCGCGGAAGTACGCCCGGGTGTCGGTCGGCGGATTGTCCACCGCGTCGAGCACCTGCTGCTCGGTGACCAGGCGTTTCATCGATCCGCGGGCCACCAGCCGGTTGTACAGCCCCTTGTCCAGCCGGACGTCGGAGTACTGCAGATCCACCAGGTGCAGGCGCGGCGCCGACCACCCGAGGTTCTCCCGATTGCGGAAACCTTCGAGCAGCCGCAGTTTGGCCGGCCAGTCCAGCAGCTCGGCACATTCCATCGGGTCCCGTTCGAGCAGGTCGAGGATGTGCGCCCAGGTCTCGACGACGTGCGAGGCGCGCGGGTCGGGATCGCGGGCGTCGACCAGCTTGGCCACCCGGTCCAGGTAGATCCGCTGGATGGCCAGGGCGGTCAGCTCACGCCCGTCGGCCAGCGCCACGGTCGCCCGAAGCGACGGGTCCCGGCTGACCACGTGCACGGCGTGCACGGGCCGGGCCAGCGCCAGATCGGACAGGTCCAGACCGTGCTGCGGGCCTTCCTCGATCAGGTCGAGCACCAGCGAGGTTGTGCCCACCTTCAGATAGGTCGACGTCTCGGCAAGGTTGGCGTCACCAATGATGCAGTGCAGCCGGCGGTACTTGTCGGCGTCGGCGTGCGGCTCGTCGCGGGTGTTGATGATGCCGCGCTTGAGCGTGGTCTCCAGGCCGACCTCGACCTCGATGTAGTCGGCACGCTGGGACAGCTGGAAGCCCGGCTCGTCACCGGACGGACCGATGCCCACCCGGCCGGAACCGGTGATGACCTGGCGCGACACCATGAACGGGGTGAGTCCGGAGATCACCGCGGAGAACGGCGTCTGCCGGCTCATCAGATAGTTCTCGTGCGAACCGTACGACGCGCCCTTGCCGTCGACATTGTTCTTGTAGAGCTGGAGCTTGGCCGCCCCGGGGACGCTGGCCACATGCCGGGCCGCGGCCTCCATCACCCGCTCGCCGGCCTTGTCCCAGATCACCGCGTCCATCGGGTCGGTGACCTCGGGGGCCGAATACTCCGGGTGCGCGTGGTCGACGTAGAGCCGCGCGCCGTTGGTCAGGATCATGTTGGCGGCGCCGACCTCGTCGGCGTCCACGATCGGTGGGGGCCCCGTCGCCCGGCTCAGGTCGAAGCCGCGGGCGTCGCGCAGCGGCGACTCCACTTCGTAGTCCCACCGGGTCCGCTTGGCCCGCTGGATACCGGCGGCCGCGGCGTAGGCCAGCACCGCCTGAGTCGAGGTGAGGATCGGATTGGCGGTCGGGTCGGTCGGCGACGAGATGCCGTACTCGACCTCGGTCCCGATAATCCGTTGCATGGCCGTAAGCCTAACGGGGTGGCGATGACAGCAGTGCGGCAGGAGCGACGGTGCGGCGTGGGCGATTGCATGTCGCCTGCGGACTTGGTGAAGTAGGCAGCACAATGACGCGTCTTGTGCTGCACCATGCCGTGCTGATCGACGGAACCGGCGCGGCACCGGTCCGCAACGGCGCGGTGGTGGTCGACGGCGACCGAATCGCCTGGGCCGGTGCAGAGTCCGATGCGCCACCACAACCGGCCGATGCGGTGCGCGTCGACCTCGGCGGGAACACGATCTGCCCCGGCTTCTTCGACTGCCATGTCCACTTCGGGCTGCCCGGCTCGACCGGCAGCCCGTTGGAGAAGGCCTTCAAGCCGCCGTCTTACGGCTACTTTCAGTTGATCGAACGCTTGCGGGTAACACTGGAAAACGGCGTGACTACCGCACGTGACCTGATGGGTATCGACACCGGTGTCCGCGAGGCCGTCGCCGACGGACTGATCGCCGGTCCGCGCCTGCTGGTGGCGGTCAACATGCTCAGCCAGAGCGGCGGCCATGCCGATTTCCACCTGCCCTCCGGAATCGACCTCGGCGGCTTCCTCGGGGCCTATCTCGTCGACAGCGTCGATGCCGCCCGCAAGCGGGCCCGTGAGCTCCTGCGCGCCGGTGCCGATGTCATCAAGATCGCCTCCAGCGGCGGGGTGTCATCTCCCAACGACGACCCGAGCTGGCTCGGGATGCGCCGCGAAATGATCTCCGCGGTCGTCGAAGAAGGCCACAACTACGGTGACCGGCCGGTCGCCGCCCACGCGATCGGCTACGCCGGGATCAAGGCCGCGGTCGACGCCGGCGTGCACAGCATCGAACACG encodes:
- a CDS encoding amidohydrolase family protein; this encodes MTRLVLHHAVLIDGTGAAPVRNGAVVVDGDRIAWAGAESDAPPQPADAVRVDLGGNTICPGFFDCHVHFGLPGSTGSPLEKAFKPPSYGYFQLIERLRVTLENGVTTARDLMGIDTGVREAVADGLIAGPRLLVAVNMLSQSGGHADFHLPSGIDLGGFLGAYLVDSVDAARKRARELLRAGADVIKIASSGGVSSPNDDPSWLGMRREMISAVVEEGHNYGDRPVAAHAIGYAGIKAAVDAGVHSIEHGYELDDELRHQMVAQGTFLVPTLLETMKPVTASPQGAAKSAKWHAMAHDSIAASAAAGVRIAVGTDAGLSPDHGTNLKELGLLVKFGGLTPMQAIVAGTRTSAQLCGVEDTIGTVEPGKIADLVVVRGNPVDDIDSLGDPANVLLVLKEGKTVGNRGGFAID
- a CDS encoding alpha/beta hydrolase, which encodes MNGPTVSQALGWQPAALGELAREWDATAGRLQTHADTVDQAAQTTSWSGTGADAARTGIAPAAAGLRELCRALVLAAAEARDAERALTAARDQVMAVLAEAKADGCRVSDDGSVAAPASPPELLVACSGGSPAAAMTMLSVRAADLTRRLQESLSRLGAADAEAARALDAAFDVESAPAAVRPAGAAGTGVSDWPAMSQDRIAGQIAALSPAERERLVEQAPHEVGNTDGIPWEMRVAANRLNIATAILDERRTLDRPVEDKLRSALSPGMNPADAERLWAVLHTDPKMRAAVIAGHDRAANRRIAYYETLLADVPDPLDRERRIPRQILAFDPGREMFIELSGDLSRARAIGVLVPGLNTTFDDTADDLATTRRFVAGSGGDVAMINFLGGPFPTGPLLAGIVDAADPDYALAMAPRLVAFSEDVERRAGHIPVTYIGHSYGGSIVGTAERFGLTADRVIYVEAAGAGVGVHSPADWHNRNPAVLRFSMTAPGDLISAVQGIPFGPHGADPDEMPGVIPLAAGRRLTGRPMIGPSTHSDVLTEPSDAWHNILAVIVGDREHIR
- the prcA gene encoding proteasome subunit alpha; the protein is MSFPYFISPEQAMRERSELARKGIARGRSVVVLAYAGGVLFVAENPSRSLQKVSELYDRVGFAAVGRFNEFDNLRRGGIQFADTRGYAYDRRDVTGRQLANVYAQTLGTIFTEQAKPYEVELCVAEVAHFGETKPPELYRITYDGSIADEPQFVVMGGTTEPIINALKETYSENAELADAVGIAVGALRAGIASATNNASPPSEPRVLGTSSLEVAVLDANRPRRAFRRITGAALEALLPKVDSAPEEPVAEEGDPE
- the prcB gene encoding proteasome subunit beta: MTWPFSDRLATSSPLTDLSSFSEFLRREAPQLLPTAGTVGAPAPGDALPHGTTIVALRYPGGVLIAGDRRSTQGHMIAGRDVQKVYITDDYTATGIAGTAAIAVEFARLYAVELEHYEKLEGVALTFAGKVNRLAIMVRGNLGAALQGFVALPLLVGYDLGDPDPQAAGRIVSFDAAGGWNIEDEGYQSVGSGSIFAKSSIKKLYGGVTDAESALRVAVEALYDAADDDSATGGPDLVRGIFPTAVTIEADGALEVAEERISRLAREVIETRSRTNTFGPGKGPSNEAPRVD
- the dop gene encoding depupylase/deamidase Dop, with the translated sequence MQRIIGTEVEYGISSPTDPTANPILTSTQAVLAYAAAAGIQRAKRTRWDYEVESPLRDARGFDLSRATGPPPIVDADEVGAANMILTNGARLYVDHAHPEYSAPEVTDPMDAVIWDKAGERVMEAAARHVASVPGAAKLQLYKNNVDGKGASYGSHENYLMSRQTPFSAVISGLTPFMVSRQVITGSGRVGIGPSGDEPGFQLSQRADYIEVEVGLETTLKRGIINTRDEPHADADKYRRLHCIIGDANLAETSTYLKVGTTSLVLDLIEEGPQHGLDLSDLALARPVHAVHVVSRDPSLRATVALADGRELTALAIQRIYLDRVAKLVDARDPDPRASHVVETWAHILDLLERDPMECAELLDWPAKLRLLEGFRNRENLGWSAPRLHLVDLQYSDVRLDKGLYNRLVARGSMKRLVTEQQVLDAVDNPPTDTRAYFRGECLRRFGADIAAASWDSVIFDLGGDSLVRIPTLEPLRGSKAHVGALLDSVNSAVELVEQLTT
- a CDS encoding YafY family protein; protein product: MATSKVERLMNLVIALLSTHGYITAERIRESVAGYADSPSDEAFSRMFERDKNELRDLGIPLETGRVSAFDPAEGYRINRNAYALPDIELTAQEAAAVAVAAQLWESPELITATQGALLKLRAAGVEVDADAAVAITTAAGPPGLRGSEDVLGILLSAINSGQPVRFRHRPLPTEPYTVRTVEPWGVVTARGRWYLVGHDRDRDATRTFRLSRIGADVETVGPAGSVTRPPGVDLRAIVEKAIGEAPTGVRATLWVADGRATALRRAGTSIGPRTIGGRAGEVIDLDLGTRDRLAREIAGYGADALVLEPAALREDVVARLTAQAGRR
- the pafA gene encoding Pup--protein ligase, whose translation is MQRRIMGIETEFGVTCTFHGHRRLSPDEVARYLFRRVVSWGRSSNVFLRNGARLYLDVGSHPEYATAECDNLVQLVTHDRAGERVLEDLLIDAEQRLADEGIGGDIYLFKNNTDSAGNSYGCHENYLIVRAGEFSRISDVLLPFLVTRQLICGAGKVLQTPKAATFCLSQRAEHIWEGVSSATTRSRPIINTRDEPHADAEKYRRLHVIVGDSNMCEATTMLKVGTASLVLEMIEAGVAFRDFSLDNPIRAIREVSHDLTGRRPVRLAGGRQASALDIQREYFTRAVEYLQTREPNTQIDQVVDLWGRQLDAVESQDFAKVDTEIDWVIKRKLFQRYQDRYNMELSDPKISQLDLAYHDIKRGRGVFDLLQRKGLATRITTDEEIEAAVDTPPQTTRAKLRGEFISAAQEAGRDFTVDWVHLKLNDQAQRTVLCKDPFRSVDERVKRLIASM
- a CDS encoding ubiquitin-like protein Pup, whose translation is MAQEQTKRGGGGGEDDDLTGDAAGGQERRDKLAEETDDLLDEIDDVLEENAEDFVRAYVQKGGQ